One window from the genome of Anaerococcus sp. Marseille-Q7828 encodes:
- the rny gene encoding ribonuclease Y has protein sequence MDNPVVIIITVAFVLLAFILGFIYHKVTSEKKIGAADALSRQIIEDANKQAETLRRETLKEAKDEISKIKLENDRKLNKRSNELDKKESRLFKKEESLDNRALLIDKKADQISSDQKRLKQKEDSIDKLIEQQQLELQNIAGLTNNEAKEIILENVKNETIHETAKLIKESEERIKSESKKIATEILATTIQRYAAEQVAENTVSVVSLPNDEMKGRIIGREGRNIRAFEQLSGVDLIIDDTPEAVVISSFEPVRREIAKVALERLIQDGRINPSRIEETLQKAEEEVEQRIIEDGEEAAEAAGVHNLHPQLIRMVGKMKFRTSYGQNVMKHSVEVANLAGMLAEEIGADAQTARRGGLLHDIGKSIDQEVAGTHIELGVDAATRYGENKYVINAIQSHHGEVEPNCVESILVQTADTISAARPGARRESLENYIRRLESLEEIANSYQGIEKSFALQAGRELRIMVKPEKITDDEMIVVAREIAKRIEDELEYPGEIKVNVLRESNAIEYAR, from the coding sequence ATGGATAATCCAGTTGTTATAATCATTACTGTCGCCTTCGTATTGTTAGCTTTTATTTTAGGCTTCATATATCATAAAGTAACTAGTGAAAAAAAGATAGGCGCGGCAGATGCCTTAAGTCGCCAAATCATCGAAGATGCTAATAAACAAGCAGAAACTTTAAGGCGTGAAACTCTTAAAGAAGCAAAAGATGAAATATCTAAAATCAAATTAGAAAATGATAGGAAGTTAAACAAACGTTCTAATGAACTTGATAAAAAAGAATCGCGTTTGTTTAAAAAAGAAGAAAGTCTTGACAATAGAGCTTTATTGATTGACAAAAAGGCTGATCAGATCTCTAGCGATCAGAAGAGGTTAAAACAAAAAGAAGACAGCATTGATAAACTGATTGAACAACAACAGTTAGAATTGCAAAATATCGCAGGTCTCACAAACAACGAAGCTAAAGAAATTATACTAGAAAATGTCAAAAACGAAACAATTCACGAAACAGCAAAACTGATCAAAGAAAGTGAAGAACGCATAAAATCTGAAAGCAAAAAAATTGCAACAGAAATACTTGCAACTACTATACAAAGATATGCTGCAGAACAAGTAGCTGAAAATACTGTATCAGTAGTGTCTCTTCCAAATGATGAGATGAAAGGTAGAATTATCGGACGTGAAGGTAGAAATATTAGGGCCTTCGAACAATTATCAGGAGTTGACTTAATAATAGATGATACACCTGAAGCGGTAGTTATATCATCCTTTGAGCCAGTTAGACGTGAAATTGCAAAAGTAGCACTAGAAAGATTGATTCAAGATGGCCGTATAAACCCATCAAGAATTGAAGAAACACTTCAAAAAGCTGAAGAAGAAGTTGAACAAAGAATCATAGAAGATGGTGAAGAAGCTGCTGAAGCTGCAGGAGTTCATAATCTACATCCACAACTTATAAGAATGGTTGGTAAGATGAAGTTTAGAACCAGCTATGGTCAAAATGTTATGAAGCACTCTGTTGAAGTTGCTAATCTTGCAGGAATGCTTGCTGAAGAAATTGGCGCAGACGCGCAAACAGCAAGACGTGGCGGACTTCTACATGACATAGGTAAATCTATAGATCAAGAAGTAGCAGGAACTCATATAGAACTAGGTGTAGATGCAGCAACCAGATATGGTGAAAACAAGTATGTTATAAACGCTATCCAATCACACCATGGTGAAGTTGAACCAAATTGTGTAGAATCTATATTAGTTCAAACGGCAGATACAATATCTGCTGCCAGACCTGGTGCTAGACGAGAAAGCTTAGAAAATTATATTAGAAGATTAGAATCTCTTGAAGAGATAGCTAATTCATATCAAGGAATTGAAAAATCATTTGCTTTACAAGCTGGTAGAGAACTTAGAATAATGGTTAAACCAGAAAAAATAACAGATGATGAAATGATTGTAGTTGCTAGAGAGATTGCAAAAAGAATTGAAGATGAATTAGAATATCCAGGAGAAATAAAAGTAAATGTTCTTAGAGAATCAAATGCGATAGAATATGCAAGATAA
- a CDS encoding tyrosine recombinase XerC has protein sequence MNQPILLIDYLNFLKSIRGLSPNTIKEYGYDLEVFFKYQILRKVYYGDQSSFEKEFKDKDMKKIIDAKFLSSLNIADFYAYLSYLDNEKNDNPTTRSRKISAIKSFYKYLYQEIEVIDENITEKLRNPKISQRQPVYLTLDETERLLSVVNTEKNDFLRARDLAIIFTFLTTGMRLSELVSINVSDIENDHFKIIGKGNKERTIYLTENALKLIHHYLKIRNEYLDGMYIEALFISTRKKRISNRAVQSTIEKYLNKAGFDTSLYSTHKLRHTAATLMYKYGNVDIRALKDILGHTNISTTQIYTHLDDEDLKDAVNKNPLTKLDL, from the coding sequence ATGAACCAACCAATACTACTTATAGACTATTTAAACTTTTTAAAATCAATTCGAGGCCTATCACCCAATACAATTAAAGAATACGGATACGATTTGGAAGTTTTTTTCAAATATCAAATTCTAAGAAAAGTTTATTATGGAGATCAAAGCTCATTTGAAAAAGAATTTAAAGATAAAGATATGAAAAAAATAATTGATGCCAAATTCTTATCTAGTCTTAATATAGCTGATTTTTATGCTTATCTATCATATCTAGATAATGAAAAAAACGACAACCCTACTACTAGATCTAGGAAGATTTCAGCTATAAAGTCTTTTTATAAGTATCTATACCAAGAGATTGAAGTTATTGATGAGAATATAACTGAAAAGCTTAGAAATCCCAAAATCAGCCAAAGACAACCCGTCTACCTCACTTTAGATGAGACAGAAAGATTATTATCTGTAGTTAACACTGAGAAAAATGACTTTTTAAGGGCGCGTGATTTAGCCATTATATTCACTTTTCTTACAACTGGAATGCGATTATCTGAGTTAGTATCAATAAATGTATCGGATATAGAAAATGATCATTTCAAAATAATTGGAAAAGGAAATAAAGAAAGGACAATATATTTAACCGAAAACGCTCTAAAATTAATTCACCATTATTTAAAAATTAGAAATGAATATTTGGATGGTATGTATATAGAAGCTCTATTCATTTCTACAAGAAAAAAGAGAATTTCTAATAGAGCTGTCCAATCTACCATAGAAAAATACCTTAATAAGGCTGGATTTGATACCTCCTTGTACTCTACCCACAAATTAAGGCACACAGCTGCAACTTTGATGTATAAGTATGGCAATGTAGATATAAGGGCTCTAAAAGATATACTAGGACACACAAATATTTCAACAACTCAAATTTACACCCACTTAGATGATGAAGACCTTAAGGATGCTGTAAATAAGAATCCGCTTACAAAATTAGACCTTTAG
- a CDS encoding methionine gamma-lyase family protein, whose translation MNFNEIYDHYNIDDSFDNMIKKAQECLCEDFNKLEEIAEFNQLKVLKAFNKNNLNTQDFISATGYGYADTGRKKLEEIYADFFKAEDALVRPSIVAGTHALSLVLFALLNYGDKMVAITDDPYDTMQQVIGIVGNKKGNLISKGISYEKLSLDENNQIDYQNIHKVFDKNTKLALIQRSTGYTQRRAFTIEEIEKAIIEIRKANPETIIFVDNCYGEFTEDKEPIEVGADILAGSLIKNLGGGIAITGGYVVGKKDLIEYCSNTLTAPGIGKDEGLSFGTTRYVLQGLYFAPQIVKEAIKVGMLFGKVFNELGYEVIPKIGDPQSDVVQAIKFEDPDKVITFCKAIQEASTVDSNLIPEPFPMPGYEDPVIMAAGGFVEGSTSELSADGPLRSPYIAYLQGGLNYYHGKLALKLVLSRFKNQGYI comes from the coding sequence ATGAATTTTAACGAAATATATGATCATTATAATATAGATGACTCATTTGATAATATGATAAAGAAAGCTCAAGAATGCCTATGTGAAGATTTTAACAAACTAGAAGAAATAGCTGAATTTAACCAACTTAAGGTATTAAAAGCATTCAATAAAAATAATCTTAATACTCAAGATTTTATAAGTGCAACTGGATACGGTTATGCTGATACCGGTAGGAAAAAGTTAGAAGAAATATATGCTGATTTTTTTAAAGCTGAGGATGCTTTAGTAAGACCAAGTATTGTTGCAGGGACCCACGCCTTATCTTTAGTTCTATTTGCTTTATTAAACTACGGGGATAAAATGGTAGCAATAACTGATGATCCATACGATACTATGCAACAAGTTATAGGGATTGTAGGTAATAAGAAAGGTAATTTAATCTCAAAAGGAATTTCTTATGAAAAACTGAGCCTAGATGAAAATAATCAAATTGATTATCAAAATATTCACAAAGTTTTCGATAAAAATACTAAATTAGCACTAATTCAAAGATCTACTGGATATACTCAAAGACGCGCCTTTACAATAGAAGAAATTGAAAAAGCTATAATAGAAATTAGAAAAGCAAATCCTGAAACTATTATTTTTGTGGATAATTGTTATGGCGAATTTACTGAAGATAAAGAGCCAATAGAGGTTGGTGCAGATATATTAGCTGGATCCTTGATTAAAAATCTTGGTGGCGGCATAGCTATAACTGGCGGTTATGTTGTGGGTAAAAAAGATTTGATAGAGTACTGCTCAAATACCTTAACAGCACCAGGAATTGGCAAGGACGAAGGCTTAAGTTTTGGTACAACTAGATATGTCTTACAAGGCTTATATTTTGCGCCACAAATTGTTAAAGAAGCCATAAAAGTAGGAATGTTATTCGGAAAAGTATTTAACGAACTAGGTTATGAAGTTATCCCTAAAATCGGAGATCCTCAAAGCGATGTAGTTCAAGCGATAAAATTTGAAGATCCAGATAAGGTCATCACATTTTGTAAGGCTATACAAGAAGCTTCTACAGTTGATTCAAATTTAATTCCAGAACCATTTCCAATGCCAGGATATGAAGATCCTGTGATTATGGCTGCTGGTGGTTTTGTAGAAGGATCAACATCAGAACTTTCTGCAGATGGTCCACTAAGAAGTCCATATATTGCATATCTACAAGGTGGATTAAATTATTACCATGGAAAGCTCGCTCTAAAACTCGTTTTAAGCCGTTTTAAAAATCAAGGATACATATAG
- the miaA gene encoding tRNA (adenosine(37)-N6)-dimethylallyltransferase MiaA — MKDKLIIITGPTASGKSDIAINVAKAFSGQIISADSQQIYKDMNIGTNKIDQTYGINHHLIDVIDPNENFTVEDFSSKASLLIHQINEDGHIPILTGGTGFYIDSILFDMNYGATPRDSDLRNELEAIADNKGNSYLYDKLKNIDPITADKYHENERNRIIRSLEIYELTGEKPSDVRSGEKVLNEKIDPILFFLNFKDRSGLYENINNRVIEMISEGLIEEFVNVVKTYNLDENSQSMAAIGYKEIFPFIKEEIDIDELIDLIQKNTRHYAKRQVTWMKRYLNYNFAHEIIMDNISKYDASDIIISTIKDIYEF, encoded by the coding sequence TTGAAAGATAAATTAATTATAATAACAGGACCTACAGCTAGTGGCAAGAGTGATATAGCAATAAATGTTGCCAAGGCTTTTAGTGGGCAAATAATATCTGCCGATAGCCAGCAAATTTATAAAGATATGAACATAGGAACAAATAAAATAGATCAAACTTACGGCATAAATCATCATTTAATTGATGTGATTGATCCAAATGAAAACTTCACTGTGGAAGATTTCTCATCAAAGGCAAGTTTGTTGATTCATCAAATTAATGAAGATGGACATATTCCAATACTTACCGGAGGTACTGGATTTTATATAGATTCTATTTTATTTGATATGAATTATGGGGCAACTCCTAGAGATTCTGATCTAAGAAATGAACTTGAAGCAATCGCTGATAATAAGGGGAACTCATATTTATATGATAAACTTAAGAATATTGATCCCATAACAGCAGATAAATACCACGAAAACGAAAGAAATAGGATAATTAGGTCACTTGAAATCTATGAACTTACAGGTGAAAAACCTTCTGATGTAAGAAGTGGGGAAAAAGTATTAAATGAAAAAATTGATCCAATTTTATTCTTCTTAAATTTTAAAGACAGGTCAGGACTTTATGAAAATATTAATAATAGAGTTATAGAAATGATTTCAGAAGGTTTAATAGAAGAATTTGTGAACGTAGTTAAGACTTATAATCTTGATGAAAACTCCCAATCTATGGCAGCAATTGGATATAAGGAAATCTTTCCTTTTATAAAAGAAGAAATAGATATTGATGAACTTATAGATTTGATACAAAAAAATACAAGACACTACGCAAAAAGACAAGTAACATGGATGAAAAGATACCTAAATTATAATTTTGCTCACGAAATTATTATGGATAATATAAGTAAATATGATGCAAGTGATATTATAATAAGCACAATTAAGGATATTTATGAATTTTAA
- the mutL gene encoding DNA mismatch repair endonuclease MutL, producing the protein MPIRKLDQYTIEQIAAGEVIESPFSVVKELVENSIDAKAKNITVEIKNGGKTYIRVTDDGSGIAKDDLKLAFEKHTTSKIVHFEDLYDIYSLGFRGEALSTIVSVANVKAITKTSDANIGSKIEFTNYKINESSIATNTGTSIEVLNIFANLPARYKFLKSDLAESNAITKLMYSLALGYNNIGFKYIKDDRLEFKTTANESLDLRIYNLLDDNLKDELIEIDASNEIYSINGFISSSNYYRASRSLQYLYVNNRLVDSPLIINTIENEYRTYIPNGRFPALFLFVSTNPKNLDINVHPNKRTIKFIYEDDLLSLLSECIYKSLSENMYPNKITIDENKDNSLLDFSDYASVLEKYQNSSLVKENKSSYEENNFFENKDKKLYEVDEKKLESHDDYKLPSNDYHSISFTEEKSYSYLTSLFSRYSLFACSNGNIILVDNRRADEAILYNNFIKELEDGAVSQQLLLEPIVINLKANDKLKFIDKRDDLLGLGFDIDLIAEDKVLIRSIPQLFDNDTYGNFFYDLLDLDLQDRGDIFYKNIRKYIKSKSFRKGNKLGEIEARKYLDDLLNLDNPYKTYDGKAIIIELTDTDVERYFER; encoded by the coding sequence ATGCCTATTAGAAAATTAGACCAATATACAATAGAACAAATAGCAGCAGGAGAGGTGATTGAATCACCTTTTTCTGTTGTAAAAGAACTAGTAGAGAATTCAATAGATGCTAAGGCAAAAAATATTACAGTTGAAATAAAAAATGGCGGAAAAACCTATATACGTGTTACTGATGACGGAAGTGGCATAGCTAAAGATGACCTAAAACTTGCCTTTGAAAAACATACTACATCAAAAATAGTACATTTTGAAGATTTATATGATATTTACTCTCTAGGTTTTAGAGGTGAGGCTCTATCTACTATAGTAAGTGTTGCAAATGTGAAAGCCATTACAAAAACATCTGATGCTAATATAGGTAGCAAAATAGAGTTTACAAATTACAAGATTAATGAATCTTCAATTGCGACAAATACTGGTACAAGTATAGAAGTATTAAATATATTTGCTAATCTACCTGCTAGATATAAATTTTTGAAATCTGATCTAGCCGAGTCAAACGCCATTACTAAATTGATGTATTCTTTGGCCTTAGGTTATAATAACATAGGATTTAAGTATATAAAAGATGATAGATTAGAATTTAAAACTACAGCAAATGAATCACTTGATCTTAGGATTTATAATTTACTAGATGATAATCTAAAGGATGAACTTATTGAAATAGATGCAAGCAATGAAATCTATAGTATAAATGGATTTATCTCAAGCTCAAACTATTACAGAGCATCAAGGTCACTCCAATATCTATATGTTAATAATAGACTTGTTGATAGTCCTTTAATCATTAATACTATTGAAAATGAATATAGAACTTATATTCCTAATGGTAGATTTCCAGCTTTATTTTTGTTTGTTAGCACTAATCCAAAGAATTTAGATATAAATGTTCACCCTAACAAAAGGACCATAAAATTTATTTATGAAGATGATTTATTATCTTTGCTTAGTGAATGTATTTATAAATCTCTATCGGAAAATATGTATCCAAATAAGATTACCATTGATGAAAATAAGGATAATTCTTTATTAGATTTTAGTGATTATGCTAGCGTCTTAGAGAAATATCAAAATTCTTCTTTAGTAAAAGAAAATAAGTCTTCTTATGAGGAAAATAACTTTTTCGAAAACAAAGATAAAAAACTATACGAAGTTGATGAGAAAAAGCTTGAGAGTCACGATGATTACAAACTGCCATCTAATGATTATCATAGCATCTCTTTTACTGAGGAAAAATCATATTCATATCTTACAAGCTTGTTTTCAAGATATTCCTTATTTGCTTGCTCTAATGGCAATATTATTCTTGTAGATAATAGGAGGGCTGATGAAGCAATACTTTACAATAATTTTATAAAAGAGTTAGAAGATGGTGCTGTTAGTCAACAATTATTATTAGAGCCTATTGTAATTAATCTAAAAGCTAATGATAAATTGAAATTTATTGACAAAAGAGATGATCTATTGGGCTTGGGTTTTGATATTGACTTAATTGCCGAAGATAAAGTACTAATTAGATCTATTCCTCAATTGTTTGATAATGATACTTATGGTAATTTCTTTTATGATTTGTTAGATCTGGATTTACAAGATAGGGGAGATATATTCTATAAAAATATAAGGAAATATATCAAGTCTAAATCATTTAGAAAAGGTAACAAGCTTGGTGAAATCGAAGCTAGAAAATATCTTGATGACCTATTAAATCTTGACAATCCATACAAAACTTATGATGGGAAAGCAATTATTATAGAATTAACAGATACGGATGTGGAGAGATATTTTGAAAGATAA
- the mutS gene encoding DNA mismatch repair protein MutS — protein sequence MRDNFKYEKLTPMLKHYVDVKNSFKDALLLYRVGDFFESFFDDAIIISKTLGLTLTGKECGHENKAPMCGVPHHVIDNYVGKLVKKGYKVALCDQVEDPKEAKGLVKRAITRVVTPGTITDIDALDNRENNYLLSIFQNDFGLGLTYCDISTGQLTSFEIKGSKDLIAKRTIDQIEKINPSEIIINSNFNLKDVLIYLKQDSDVFLNYIDDDNNYSKISGKIIDYLSIDNFKKIENMRLSLVSTANLLDYIYKFYDDKLIHINNIEILEINDFLELEANTRKNLELHRNLNNNSKEDTVLNIIDKCDTVMGSRLINQWLERPLIDKEKIDIRLDIVEYFTNNPIESQNISNFLKNVMDLERLIGKISYKRANARDFISLKNSIEDIPRLKSYLEDSDDEMIRNLGINLPDVLDIYKLLEKSICDDPPISITEGGIIKEGYSNKLDDLKISSEEALTKLTKYESEEREKTGIKNYKIIFNKNNGYSIEITKSNLDKVPETYIRKQTLKNQERYTTEKLEELSSLILNGKDQVNDIEYQLFNEIRDILLEKTLMLQALAKMIANIDCLNTLARVANFNNYVRPVLNNGNKIIIKDGRHPVIESKLKENEFIANDTDIGEDDNLIQIITGPNMAGKSTYMRQMAIIIILAQMGSFVPASYADIGICDKVFSRIGASDNISKGESTFMLEMNEVSNILKNASPKSFVILDEVGRGTSSDDGLSIAMALVKYISKVKKFKTVFATHFHELTVLENELDNVKNLKIEILNENDNLIFLRKISPGKSDRSYGIEVAKLSGLPEEIIEDAKVFMNKISDDDYFEVNKTKNIVDTIDDINTKNMEEIISITKDINVNDLTPLEAINKLNSLVERINGLA from the coding sequence ATGAGGGATAATTTTAAATATGAAAAACTAACACCCATGTTGAAACATTACGTAGATGTAAAAAATTCTTTTAAAGATGCACTGCTCTTATATAGGGTAGGTGATTTTTTTGAGTCTTTTTTTGACGATGCTATCATTATTAGCAAAACATTGGGGCTTACCCTAACTGGCAAAGAATGTGGCCATGAAAATAAAGCTCCTATGTGTGGAGTTCCCCACCATGTAATTGATAACTATGTGGGTAAACTTGTAAAAAAAGGCTACAAGGTAGCTTTATGTGATCAAGTAGAAGATCCTAAAGAGGCCAAGGGACTCGTTAAAAGAGCTATAACCAGAGTTGTAACTCCTGGAACAATTACAGATATTGATGCTCTTGATAATAGAGAAAATAATTATTTATTATCAATTTTTCAAAATGATTTCGGCCTAGGCCTTACATATTGTGACATATCTACAGGTCAGTTAACAAGTTTTGAAATAAAAGGTTCAAAAGATTTAATAGCAAAAAGAACTATAGACCAAATAGAAAAAATCAATCCTTCTGAGATAATAATAAATAGTAATTTTAATTTAAAAGATGTTTTAATATATTTAAAACAAGATTCAGATGTATTTTTAAATTATATAGATGATGATAATAATTATAGCAAGATTAGCGGAAAGATTATCGATTACTTATCTATAGATAACTTTAAAAAAATCGAAAATATGCGTCTTAGTCTTGTTTCTACGGCAAATTTACTTGACTATATTTATAAATTTTATGACGATAAACTCATCCATATCAATAATATAGAAATTTTAGAAATAAATGATTTTCTAGAACTAGAGGCAAATACAAGGAAAAACCTAGAATTACACAGAAATCTTAATAATAATAGCAAAGAAGATACTGTACTAAATATTATTGATAAGTGTGATACTGTAATGGGCTCTAGGCTCATAAATCAATGGTTAGAAAGGCCTCTAATTGATAAGGAAAAGATAGACATAAGACTTGATATAGTTGAATATTTTACTAATAATCCAATAGAGTCGCAAAATATTTCTAACTTTCTAAAAAATGTTATGGATTTAGAACGATTAATCGGGAAAATATCTTACAAGAGAGCCAATGCTAGAGATTTTATATCACTTAAAAACTCTATAGAAGATATTCCTAGATTAAAATCTTATCTAGAAGATTCAGATGATGAAATGATCAGAAATCTTGGTATTAACCTACCTGATGTATTAGACATATATAAATTATTGGAAAAATCTATATGTGATGATCCACCAATATCTATAACAGAAGGTGGAATAATAAAAGAAGGATATTCTAATAAACTTGATGATTTAAAAATATCCTCAGAAGAAGCTCTAACAAAACTTACAAAATATGAAAGTGAAGAGCGAGAAAAAACTGGCATTAAAAATTACAAAATAATATTTAACAAAAATAACGGTTATTCTATAGAAATAACAAAAAGTAATTTAGACAAAGTTCCAGAAACTTATATAAGAAAACAAACTTTAAAGAATCAGGAACGCTATACAACTGAAAAACTTGAAGAACTAAGCAGCTTAATTTTAAATGGGAAGGACCAAGTTAATGACATTGAATACCAATTATTTAACGAAATAAGGGATATCTTATTAGAAAAAACTTTAATGCTACAAGCTTTGGCAAAGATGATAGCTAATATCGATTGTCTTAACACCCTAGCTAGAGTTGCTAATTTCAACAATTATGTAAGACCAGTACTTAATAATGGCAACAAAATCATAATTAAAGATGGTAGACACCCTGTAATAGAAAGCAAACTTAAAGAAAATGAATTTATTGCTAATGATACTGATATAGGTGAAGATGATAATCTGATTCAAATAATCACTGGCCCTAACATGGCAGGCAAGTCTACTTATATGAGGCAGATGGCAATTATAATAATACTTGCTCAAATGGGATCCTTTGTACCTGCGAGCTATGCAGATATAGGTATTTGTGATAAGGTATTTTCTAGGATTGGAGCAAGCGATAATATATCCAAGGGCGAATCTACCTTTATGTTAGAAATGAATGAGGTTTCCAATATTTTGAAAAATGCAAGTCCTAAGTCTTTTGTTATCTTAGATGAAGTTGGCAGAGGAACATCATCAGATGATGGATTAAGTATTGCTATGGCTCTAGTAAAATATATATCAAAAGTCAAGAAGTTTAAGACTGTATTTGCAACGCATTTTCATGAGCTGACAGTTCTTGAAAACGAGCTAGATAACGTTAAAAATCTAAAGATAGAAATATTAAATGAAAATGACAATCTTATATTCCTTAGAAAGATATCTCCAGGAAAATCTGACAGGTCTTATGGTATTGAAGTAGCAAAACTAAGTGGTCTTCCTGAAGAAATAATCGAAGATGCCAAAGTCTTTATGAATAAAATTTCTGATGATGATTATTTTGAAGTAAATAAAACTAAGAATATTGTAGATACCATTGATGATATAAATACAAAAAATATGGAAGAAATAATTTCTATTACTAAAGATATTAATGTAAACGACCTAACACCTCTAGAAGCAATTAATAAGCTTAATTCCTTAGTAGAAAGGATAAATGGATTAGCGTAA
- the dut gene encoding dUTP diphosphatase: protein MNKILKIMTDGQIPSYQTSGSCGIDLYCSNDEDIIIEPGDMKKINTGLRVQIPQGFFGAVYPRSSTGVKRQLMLANTVGVIDSDYRGEIMIFMYNYGNDPQVIKNGDRIAQLVIQPYEKCELVQVESLDETDRGESGFGSTGN from the coding sequence ATGAATAAAATATTAAAAATTATGACAGATGGACAAATCCCATCTTATCAAACATCGGGTTCCTGTGGCATAGACTTATATTGTTCAAATGATGAAGATATAATAATTGAGCCAGGAGATATGAAAAAAATTAATACAGGTCTTAGAGTACAAATTCCTCAAGGCTTTTTTGGAGCAGTGTATCCCAGATCTTCAACTGGTGTTAAAAGGCAGCTAATGCTAGCAAATACTGTTGGAGTTATAGATTCAGACTATAGAGGGGAAATTATGATCTTTATGTATAATTATGGTAATGATCCCCAAGTCATTAAAAATGGAGATAGGATAGCTCAATTAGTTATTCAACCTTATGAGAAATGTGAATTAGTTCAAGTAGAAAGTTTAGATGAAACGGATAGAGGTGAAAGTGGTTTTGGTTCCACTGGCAATTAA